A single window of Paenibacillus sp. SYP-B4298 DNA harbors:
- a CDS encoding ABC transporter substrate-binding protein, with protein sequence MFNFHKSIKAGMTLLLGTTLLLSACSGSNTEGKNGNDGSKTTGDKEVTLRFSWWGGESRHQATLAAIKMYMDEHPNVTIEAEYGTFDGYYQKLQTQLSGGTAPDLIQLDYLWINDLVSQGDLFVDMNTLADTIDLSEFDEQFLKDWAIINGKLQGLPTGINALTAITNKTFMEREGLPTDVDWTWEQVLEEGEKLHQKNADYYLINSDLATLTEKIIPSYHSQLTGRYLVNSDYSLGFDQQSMTQTFAFLQSLFERGVLQPLGESALYNAKTEQNPKWINGQTAMTIANVTDIPKHRGTAVGFDIATTLFPIKDKAVSSGLNARPSQLIGINQGSKNIEEAAKFLDWFFTSEQATLTLGVERSIPVKPSAKKLLLDRNELDQVVAEALDTALAHQDAAPSYINNNQELLKITNEVVEKVAFGKASPEAGAKEMVERYESKLKEIEAATKK encoded by the coding sequence ATGTTTAATTTTCATAAATCCATCAAAGCGGGAATGACCTTGCTGCTGGGTACTACACTTCTGCTGTCCGCATGCTCCGGCTCGAATACGGAGGGCAAGAACGGGAACGATGGTTCGAAAACGACCGGAGACAAAGAAGTGACGCTGCGTTTCTCCTGGTGGGGAGGCGAGAGCCGGCATCAGGCTACGCTGGCGGCAATCAAGATGTATATGGACGAGCATCCGAATGTTACCATCGAAGCGGAATACGGTACTTTCGACGGCTATTACCAGAAGCTTCAGACGCAGCTTTCCGGCGGAACGGCTCCCGATCTGATCCAGCTTGATTATTTGTGGATTAATGATCTGGTCAGTCAAGGCGATTTGTTCGTGGATATGAATACGCTGGCAGATACCATTGATTTGAGTGAATTCGACGAGCAATTCCTGAAGGATTGGGCGATTATCAATGGCAAGCTGCAAGGCTTGCCTACCGGGATCAATGCATTGACAGCTATCACGAACAAAACGTTTATGGAGCGTGAAGGGCTGCCGACCGACGTAGATTGGACCTGGGAGCAGGTGCTGGAGGAGGGCGAAAAGCTGCATCAGAAAAACGCAGATTACTATCTAATTAATTCCGATCTGGCTACGCTCACGGAGAAGATTATACCGTCCTATCACAGTCAATTGACAGGCCGATATTTGGTAAACTCCGATTACTCCCTGGGCTTCGACCAGCAATCCATGACCCAGACGTTCGCTTTCCTACAGTCCTTGTTTGAACGCGGCGTTCTGCAGCCGCTTGGAGAAAGCGCGTTGTACAATGCCAAGACAGAGCAAAATCCGAAGTGGATTAACGGCCAAACAGCGATGACAATTGCCAATGTTACGGATATTCCGAAGCATCGCGGGACAGCAGTTGGTTTCGACATTGCAACTACGCTGTTCCCGATCAAGGATAAGGCGGTTTCCTCTGGTCTTAATGCAAGACCGTCACAATTGATCGGCATTAACCAAGGTTCCAAAAATATCGAAGAGGCGGCAAAGTTCCTGGATTGGTTCTTCACGAGCGAGCAAGCGACGCTGACGCTGGGCGTGGAGCGCTCCATCCCGGTTAAGCCATCTGCGAAGAAGCTGCTCCTTGATCGTAACGAGCTGGATCAGGTGGTTGCGGAAGCTCTGGATACTGCGCTTGCTCATCAGGATGCGGCTCCGAGCTATATCAATAATAATCAGGAGTTGCTTAAAATTACCAACGAAGTCGTTGAGAAGGTAGCATTCGGCAAAGCTTCTCCAGAGGCGGGTGCCAAAGAAATGGTGGAACGCTATGAGTCCAAGCTGAAAGAGATCGAGGCAGCAACCAAAAAATAA
- a CDS encoding carbohydrate ABC transporter permease, producing MIRSASIFKRSEDRQWAGLLYVLPFIIGMLVFKLYPFMASFYYSFTDFSLLRKETFVGLSNYVYMFTKDPLFFPSLKATFLYVLLSVPGKLGFALIIAVILNMKLKFISLYRTIYYLPSILGGSVAIAVLWRSMFTVDGIVNQFLTSIGIPAVNWFGIPSLAIMSISLLTVWQFGSSMVLFLAGLKQIPKDLYEAGTIDGASKLRMFFSITFPLLTPILFFNLIMQTVNAFQEFTAAFLITNGGPLNSTYLFGLKLYQDAFQFSKMGYASALSWILFICIMLFTIIAFKSQKYWTHYEDGGKF from the coding sequence ATGATTCGCTCAGCAAGCATTTTCAAACGTTCGGAGGACAGGCAATGGGCAGGTCTGCTGTATGTCTTGCCATTCATTATCGGTATGCTTGTGTTCAAGCTGTATCCTTTTATGGCCTCATTCTATTATTCGTTTACCGATTTTAGTCTGTTGAGAAAAGAAACGTTTGTTGGTCTGTCCAACTACGTCTACATGTTCACCAAGGACCCGCTGTTTTTTCCGTCCTTGAAGGCAACCTTCTTGTATGTGTTGCTTTCGGTGCCTGGAAAGCTTGGTTTTGCGCTGATCATTGCCGTAATTCTGAACATGAAGCTGAAGTTTATTTCATTGTACCGCACGATCTACTATCTCCCGTCTATTCTTGGCGGGAGTGTAGCCATCGCGGTGCTGTGGCGCTCGATGTTCACCGTTGACGGAATTGTTAATCAGTTTCTGACCTCCATCGGCATTCCGGCTGTGAACTGGTTTGGCATTCCTTCGCTGGCCATAATGTCGATCAGCTTGCTGACGGTCTGGCAATTCGGCTCATCGATGGTTCTGTTCCTGGCCGGGCTGAAGCAAATCCCGAAGGATCTGTACGAAGCCGGCACAATTGATGGCGCTTCCAAGCTGCGGATGTTCTTCAGCATTACGTTCCCTCTGCTGACGCCTATTCTGTTCTTTAACCTTATTATGCAGACGGTCAATGCCTTCCAGGAGTTTACGGCGGCCTTCCTGATCACGAACGGCGGACCTTTGAATAGTACCTATTTGTTTGGACTGAAGCTGTATCAGGATGCGTTCCAATTTTCCAAAATGGGTTATGCCTCGGCGTTGTCCTGGATATTATTTATCTGCATCATGCTGTTTACGATTATTGCTTTTAAATCGCAGAAATATTGGACTCACTACGAAGATGGGGGAAAATTTTGA
- a CDS encoding response regulator transcription factor, with the protein MHRLLLVDDEKETRLGLRNYFPWREIGFEIAGEAENGVDALAILESEHIDVILSDIRMPVMDGLDLAHEIFSKRLPVKIVFLSGHREFEYAQKALLYGVKNYIVKPTRYDELVDTFKKLNAELQASNVHKTENTGEHKVVTTVRQYIQRNLATASLEEAAEQVFMTPQYLSKFIKDKTGHNYSELLLARRMEKAKELLEDLRYKIYQVSEMVGYTNSKNFTRAFHKYYGKPPRDWRGE; encoded by the coding sequence ATGCATAGGCTTCTGCTCGTAGATGATGAAAAAGAAACCAGGCTCGGGCTTCGCAACTATTTCCCGTGGCGAGAAATCGGATTTGAAATTGCTGGAGAGGCGGAAAACGGTGTTGATGCTCTTGCCATACTGGAGTCAGAGCATATTGATGTGATTTTAAGCGATATTCGTATGCCTGTTATGGACGGACTGGATCTTGCCCACGAAATATTTAGTAAGCGCTTACCGGTCAAAATCGTATTTTTGAGCGGACATCGGGAATTCGAATATGCTCAAAAGGCGCTTCTGTATGGAGTCAAAAATTATATTGTTAAGCCTACCAGATACGATGAGCTAGTGGATACGTTCAAAAAATTAAATGCGGAGCTGCAAGCTTCTAATGTCCATAAGACGGAAAACACAGGAGAGCACAAGGTTGTAACGACCGTCCGTCAATACATTCAGAGAAACCTCGCCACTGCCAGTCTGGAGGAGGCCGCGGAGCAGGTGTTTATGACGCCGCAATATCTCAGCAAATTCATTAAGGACAAGACCGGTCACAATTATTCCGAGCTGCTGTTGGCCCGACGAATGGAGAAGGCTAAGGAGCTGCTGGAGGATTTGCGCTACAAAATTTATCAGGTCAGCGAGATGGTTGGATATACCAATTCCAAAAATTTCACCCGCGCCTTTCATAAATATTATGGCAAGCCGCCACGAGACTGGAGAGGCGAATAA
- a CDS encoding sugar phosphate isomerase/epimerase family protein produces MSVQNYIVKNERIRNAFLELKQSGKFNGQQRLNFSWSNWGFGLESLEDTAKRLQKAGIRYIELHGNHYGGDLGYKVKETLAVLDEHELKVSGVCGMFSADNDLSSNRAIHRQAAIDYLKREIEFTEAVGGSYLLVVPGAVGRAAKYDDMEFDRSVETLRLVADLFVKHGVKAAIEPIRSAEVSFVHSIADAQKYIRAVDHPGIGHINADIYHMQAEEAHIGESLLAAGEQLVNLHLADSNRCALGEGSLDLDTVIMALYVLGYNREGRFVTPEPLGPGGDPYPAMYGKPDKALLDHMVMQSAAYFREREEALLS; encoded by the coding sequence ATGTCGGTGCAGAACTATATCGTCAAAAATGAACGGATCAGGAATGCATTTTTGGAGCTGAAGCAAAGCGGGAAATTCAATGGTCAGCAACGTCTGAATTTCTCATGGAGCAATTGGGGCTTTGGATTAGAATCATTGGAGGATACGGCGAAACGGCTACAGAAGGCAGGTATTCGTTATATCGAGCTGCATGGAAATCATTACGGTGGCGATCTAGGCTACAAGGTAAAGGAAACGCTAGCGGTGCTGGATGAACATGAACTCAAGGTGTCTGGTGTCTGCGGCATGTTCTCAGCGGACAATGATTTGTCCAGCAACCGTGCCATTCATCGTCAGGCGGCGATTGATTACCTGAAGCGGGAAATCGAATTTACCGAGGCGGTTGGAGGAAGCTATCTGCTCGTTGTACCGGGAGCTGTCGGGCGTGCGGCCAAATATGACGATATGGAGTTTGATCGCAGCGTCGAGACGCTGCGCCTGGTGGCCGATTTATTCGTCAAGCATGGCGTGAAAGCTGCAATTGAGCCGATCCGCTCTGCGGAGGTTAGCTTTGTCCATTCGATCGCGGACGCCCAGAAATATATTCGCGCTGTAGACCATCCTGGCATCGGACATATCAATGCGGATATATACCATATGCAGGCGGAGGAAGCCCATATCGGAGAATCGCTGCTGGCTGCCGGTGAGCAACTCGTCAATCTCCATCTGGCGGACAGCAACCGCTGCGCACTCGGAGAGGGTTCGCTTGATCTGGATACCGTCATTATGGCGCTGTATGTGCTTGGCTACAATCGGGAGGGACGCTTCGTAACACCGGAGCCGCTTGGTCCCGGAGGAGACCCCTACCCGGCAATGTATGGCAAGCCGGACAAGGCATTGCTGGATCACATGGTGATGCAATCGGCAGCTTATTTCCGTGAGCGTGAGGAAGCGCTTCTGAGCTAG
- a CDS encoding sugar phosphate isomerase/epimerase family protein, with protein MTQQLFLPSLLIPEIYHPVMNDKGYTAGLIEELGSEGFYRSFEICDGFDAEDRGRIRTAAQANGLVITQWLTFFIYRHNLDVSSLDSSLRLETVRRIKENLYLAAECGASNVAFIPGPDPGIERRKEGFEAFYESLCAICEEAASYNLTILVEPLDRDAHKKRLVGPTEDAVALLSRVRQQYLNAGIAFDTAHAALNGEDIEQAIALAGSCLEQIHFSNAILDKESEGYGDHHMPIGLPGFLTTGKIASILRAVGQQNDPEGKGVRIAMEVRSHEQSDIEQNAKSARTILEAAIQMAGKESA; from the coding sequence ATGACACAGCAACTTTTTTTGCCATCATTGCTTATACCGGAAATCTATCATCCCGTTATGAATGACAAGGGATATACGGCAGGTCTGATCGAGGAGCTGGGCTCGGAGGGCTTCTACCGCTCCTTCGAAATTTGCGATGGCTTTGATGCGGAGGATCGGGGACGAATTCGGACGGCGGCACAGGCTAACGGACTTGTTATTACCCAATGGCTGACCTTCTTTATTTACCGCCACAATCTGGATGTGTCTTCGCTGGACTCCTCCTTGCGGCTGGAGACGGTGCGACGGATCAAGGAAAATCTGTACCTGGCCGCAGAATGTGGCGCATCCAACGTTGCGTTTATCCCTGGCCCCGACCCGGGTATCGAGCGGCGCAAGGAAGGCTTCGAAGCCTTCTATGAGAGCTTGTGCGCCATTTGTGAGGAAGCCGCTTCGTACAATCTGACGATATTGGTGGAGCCGCTCGATCGGGATGCCCACAAGAAACGGCTTGTAGGCCCTACAGAGGATGCGGTTGCACTCCTGTCCAGGGTGAGACAGCAATATCTCAATGCGGGTATTGCCTTTGATACCGCTCATGCGGCGCTGAACGGAGAAGACATAGAGCAGGCTATTGCCCTGGCTGGATCATGCCTGGAACAAATTCATTTCTCCAACGCCATTCTGGACAAGGAAAGCGAAGGCTATGGCGATCATCATATGCCGATTGGCCTGCCAGGGTTTCTGACAACGGGAAAAATAGCTTCTATCCTGAGGGCGGTCGGACAGCAGAATGACCCGGAAGGGAAGGGAGTGCGCATTGCCATGGAAGTCAGAAGCCATGAACAAAGCGATATAGAGCAGAATGCCAAATCAGCCAGAACGATTCTGGAAGCTGCGATTCAGATGGCAGGGAAGGAATCGGCATAA
- a CDS encoding carbohydrate ABC transporter permease: MTMLMRISSMGRIVFLTIFGAILIYPILWMVSASFKPMHEIFSTVSLLPSQFQINSYINGWKGTGQFGFSTFFFNSFLMVVPTVIATVISSLLVAYGFARFRFPGKNVLFSLMIATLMLPNAVIIIPSYLLFRNFGWLDTYWTFIIPAAFATYPFFIFMMVQFLRGLPRDLDESAVMDGCNSFKILTHILLPLSKPAVVSAAVFQFIWTWNDFFNSLIFINSVKKYPVSLGLRMSLDTSSISNWDQVMAMSVVSIIPCLAVFFMAQRYFVEGIATTGIKG; the protein is encoded by the coding sequence ATGACTATGCTGATGCGTATAAGCAGTATGGGCAGAATCGTATTTTTGACGATTTTTGGCGCCATCCTGATTTATCCGATTTTGTGGATGGTCAGCGCCTCTTTCAAGCCTATGCATGAAATTTTCTCGACGGTAAGCTTGCTTCCGTCTCAATTCCAAATCAATTCCTACATTAACGGCTGGAAGGGCACAGGGCAGTTCGGATTCAGCACCTTCTTCTTCAACTCCTTCCTGATGGTGGTGCCTACGGTTATCGCCACTGTTATATCGAGTCTGCTTGTGGCCTACGGCTTTGCGCGTTTTCGGTTCCCGGGCAAAAATGTGTTGTTTTCCTTAATGATTGCTACGTTGATGCTGCCTAATGCGGTCATTATTATCCCGAGTTACCTGCTTTTCCGTAACTTTGGCTGGTTGGATACGTACTGGACGTTTATTATTCCGGCGGCATTTGCCACGTATCCCTTTTTTATCTTTATGATGGTGCAATTTTTGCGTGGTCTTCCGCGTGATCTGGATGAATCGGCAGTTATGGATGGCTGCAATTCCTTCAAAATATTGACGCATATTTTATTGCCGCTGAGCAAGCCGGCGGTCGTGTCCGCTGCTGTATTCCAGTTTATCTGGACCTGGAACGATTTCTTCAACTCTCTGATCTTTATTAACAGTGTCAAAAAATATCCAGTGTCCCTTGGTTTGCGGATGTCGCTGGATACCTCCTCGATTTCGAACTGGGATCAGGTCATGGCTATGTCGGTTGTCTCCATTATTCCGTGTCTGGCGGTGTTCTTTATGGCACAGCGTTATTTTGTGGAAGGTATTGCAACAACGGGTATTAAAGGATAA
- a CDS encoding 2-hydroxyacid dehydrogenase codes for MTEPTWPAPYAKLKEHCDVRVWEGGGAIPREVLLEWVADAEGILSVGHTISVDETLLKAAPKLRALAQVGKGYDNIDVAACTARGIPFGNTPGVLAEATADLVFGIMLSAMRRIHEGWQRVKAGQWQEVMGSDLYGKTLGIAGMGDIGTAVARRARASGMNIIYCNRKPSPHEAQLEARHVRLDELLEQSDCIVVLVPLTSDSKGMFGKEQFDRMKPSAYFVNASRGALVQTSALYEALREHKIAYAALDVTDPEPLPGDHPLLELPNVLVTPHIGSATLETRTRMAMLAVDNLLCGLAGQPMPSCVNRSLYSNRS; via the coding sequence TTGACGGAACCAACGTGGCCAGCTCCTTATGCCAAGCTGAAGGAGCATTGTGATGTGCGGGTATGGGAGGGCGGAGGAGCGATTCCGCGGGAAGTGCTGCTGGAATGGGTTGCAGACGCTGAGGGCATATTAAGTGTCGGGCACACGATTTCAGTGGACGAGACATTATTGAAAGCGGCACCAAAGCTACGTGCTCTGGCGCAGGTAGGCAAGGGCTATGACAATATTGATGTTGCCGCCTGTACGGCAAGAGGCATTCCATTTGGCAATACGCCAGGGGTGCTGGCCGAAGCGACCGCGGATCTGGTATTCGGCATTATGCTGTCGGCGATGCGCAGAATCCATGAGGGCTGGCAACGGGTCAAGGCGGGTCAGTGGCAGGAAGTGATGGGCAGCGACCTGTACGGCAAAACGCTTGGGATCGCGGGCATGGGCGATATTGGTACCGCGGTGGCAAGAAGGGCGCGGGCAAGCGGCATGAATATTATCTATTGCAATCGAAAGCCCAGCCCGCATGAGGCGCAACTGGAGGCTAGACATGTCCGACTGGACGAGCTGCTGGAGCAGTCAGATTGTATCGTGGTGCTTGTGCCTCTGACCAGCGATAGCAAAGGGATGTTCGGCAAGGAGCAATTTGATCGTATGAAGCCATCGGCATATTTTGTAAACGCTTCAAGAGGAGCGCTGGTGCAGACATCTGCACTATACGAGGCTTTGCGAGAGCACAAGATCGCATATGCTGCACTGGATGTGACTGACCCGGAACCACTGCCGGGAGATCATCCTTTGCTGGAGTTGCCCAATGTGCTGGTAACCCCGCATATTGGCAGCGCAACCTTGGAGACACGTACACGCATGGCGATGCTGGCGGTAGACAATTTGTTGTGCGGACTTGCAGGGCAGCCAATGCCATCCTGTGTCAATCGATCATTGTATTCAAATCGATCATAG
- a CDS encoding sugar phosphate isomerase/epimerase family protein has protein sequence MGIKFGCHGYTWQLSYETQSDNLPHIMDVIAAGGFKGLDTQVVMLGRFDNSPQLLKEELHKRGLELAALTLSLKWTGNEESDEERKTADYYINYLKHFPHALLNIVQMPGSNREQLQRRQRDLLRCVNEIGRRAAEQGVVASFHPNSPPGSLFRTGEDYKVMFDGLDSRVIGYTPDAGHIACGGMDVAEVFEQYRPFIRHVHFKDASASHVWESMGEGIIDFPRIVKHLHDTGYNGWIMVEEESAKAVADPDGAMMMNSRYVTESLLPYTE, from the coding sequence ATGGGCATCAAGTTTGGATGTCACGGTTACACATGGCAGTTGTCTTATGAGACACAATCGGACAATTTGCCACATATTATGGATGTTATCGCAGCCGGAGGCTTCAAAGGACTGGATACGCAGGTTGTAATGCTGGGCCGATTCGACAACTCGCCTCAATTGTTGAAGGAGGAGTTGCACAAGCGGGGGCTTGAGCTTGCGGCCTTGACCTTGTCACTGAAGTGGACGGGCAATGAAGAAAGCGACGAGGAGCGGAAAACGGCAGATTATTATATTAATTATCTGAAGCATTTTCCACATGCCTTGCTCAATATCGTGCAGATGCCCGGAAGCAATCGAGAGCAATTGCAGCGAAGACAGCGCGATCTGCTCCGTTGTGTCAATGAGATCGGCAGAAGGGCAGCGGAGCAGGGGGTAGTCGCTTCGTTCCATCCCAATTCGCCGCCAGGGTCCTTGTTCCGCACGGGTGAGGATTACAAGGTGATGTTCGATGGACTGGACAGCAGGGTTATCGGCTATACGCCGGATGCTGGCCATATCGCATGCGGCGGTATGGATGTGGCAGAGGTATTCGAGCAATACAGGCCGTTTATCCGGCATGTGCACTTCAAGGACGCATCCGCGAGCCATGTGTGGGAATCGATGGGTGAGGGCATCATTGATTTCCCTCGGATTGTTAAGCATTTGCACGATACGGGCTACAATGGCTGGATCATGGTGGAAGAGGAATCGGCGAAGGCGGTGGCCGATCCGGACGGAGCTATGATGATGAATAGTCGTTATGTTACGGAAAGCCTGCTTCCTTATACGGAATAA
- a CDS encoding sugar phosphate isomerase/epimerase family protein, with protein MNHQSPVFVAASVYGTLAERRGQAYIAAMAARSGAAGFEIRRELLEGGEPPYEELRAAVQGGGLRAAYSVPVELWESDGSLNREQLLRALEEGRKLGAEFVKTTLGGYRHGLSDLSALRVCLEEAGYMKLPIQLTVENDQSEHGGRPAVLKSFLDDCAELHIPVRMTFDVGNWLWLGEDIVAAAQLLTPYIVYVHFKWSATCDGVMAAAPLPADADARWRDVLSCFSAELPRVIEFPIAVEDSERATRYYVELLSQA; from the coding sequence ATGAATCATCAATCACCTGTATTTGTAGCAGCCTCGGTATACGGTACGCTGGCAGAGCGGCGCGGACAAGCTTATATTGCCGCCATGGCGGCCCGTTCCGGGGCAGCGGGTTTTGAAATCCGGCGGGAGCTGCTTGAGGGAGGCGAGCCGCCGTATGAAGAATTGCGGGCAGCCGTTCAGGGCGGCGGTCTGCGCGCCGCTTATTCCGTTCCCGTGGAGCTGTGGGAAAGTGACGGAAGCTTGAACCGCGAACAACTGCTTCGCGCATTGGAGGAAGGCAGGAAGCTGGGGGCAGAATTTGTGAAAACAACCTTGGGCGGCTATCGCCATGGCTTGTCCGATCTGTCTGCACTGCGCGTCTGCCTGGAGGAAGCCGGGTACATGAAGCTGCCCATACAACTGACCGTAGAGAACGACCAGAGCGAGCATGGAGGACGTCCTGCTGTGCTGAAGTCCTTCCTGGATGATTGCGCGGAGCTTCATATTCCAGTTCGCATGACCTTTGACGTTGGCAACTGGTTATGGCTTGGCGAGGATATTGTAGCGGCAGCGCAATTGCTCACGCCTTATATCGTATATGTTCATTTCAAGTGGTCGGCAACCTGTGACGGCGTTATGGCGGCGGCTCCGCTACCGGCAGATGCCGATGCCCGCTGGAGAGACGTGTTGTCCTGCTTCTCCGCGGAGTTGCCGCGGGTAATTGAATTTCCGATAGCTGTGGAGGACTCGGAGCGGGCGACCCGATATTACGTGGAGCTGTTGTCACAAGCCTAG